ATGTTAACTACTGCTATGCCTTTGAATGTGCTTGCGGAAGTGACTGATAAAAGCTCAGAATTCGAGGATAGCTCTGAACCTGAAGTGAGTACTGATTCTGAGGAAAGTATTGATTCTTCAACAATTTCTAGCGAAAACCAAGATAGTTCAGAACAAACTGAAACAGAAGACAATAAGGTTGATACAAATTCTGATAATGGCGAAGACAAGGAAGTTATTGAAGAAAAAAATGTAGAAACTACTCCTTCAATTAAAGAAAATTCAGCTATGGGCCCTGGATTTTATGATACAGATATGGGCAATCAAAGGATGGCTAGAAGCACTAATGTTTTTTTAGATAATATAAAAAAAGGTGCCATTGACGGATGGAGCAGATACAAAATTTTGCCGTCAATTTCAGCTGCTCAAGCGGTTTTGGAAAGTGGATGGGGAAAATCAACATTAGCAATTAATGCAAATAATTTATTTGGAATTAAGGGAAGATATAATGGGTCATATGTTGTTATGCCCACGTTAGAATATATTAATGGCCAATGGATAACAGTAAATGCTGAGTTTAGAAAATACCCTAGCTGGGATGCAAGTGTGGAAGATCACGGAAGTTTCTTCCATGAAAACCCTCGTTACTCTAACTTGATAGGGGTTACTGACTATCGTACTGTTGCTAGACTGTTACAAGAGGATGGCTATGCAACAGATCCTGAATATGCTGCAAAGCTAATTTCAATTATCGAATACAATGGTTTGGCTGACTGGGATGTTCAAGCTTTAGGGAATCATAGTAGTAAGAATAGTGTTAAAATAATTGATTTAGATTTACCTACAGCACAAAGATGGCTTGATGAAATTCAAAAAAGATATGTGGGATTAATAACACCAGATAGAGTATTTGGAATGAAAAAAGGCAATGACTGGTCTGTAAAAATGACGGACGTTACGTACGAGCAAGCTGTTGGAATATGTCGTATTTTTAGAACTATTTTCCCACAGTATGAAATATATGGCACTAGAAGAAATGTTAATGATAGCATTGTAGCTTCTACACCATTTAATGTTGAAATTACTGGAATTGCTCGTGGTGATGCAGACAGTGTAATAAGAGAAGTTAGAAATCAATACTATTGGTTGTTAACTAGTGATAGAATTTTTATTACTCCATTATCTTCTAGCTATATGATTGAAGTTAATTCTGTTCCGACAAATTCGGTAAATGGTTTGAAACAAGAATTAAAAACGATTTATCAATTAATGGATTATCAAGTTCAGTAACAAAAGTTTAGCGAATTAGATATAGTGAAACCAGAAAAAGGTAACTTGAGAGTGAGTGCTCAAGTTACTTTTTTTTATTGAAGTCGGATATATTCTTATAACTAATTTAGAAAAAAGAGCTTAATACAAAAAATAGGCTTAATTCCTTTAAAAGTTAAGTAGGAAAGATGGATAAATGTAAGCGTGACTAATAAAATGAATTTAGATATGTAAGGTTAAATAATAAAAAATATATTTGAAATAGTAGTTAAAATAAGGTAAAGTAAGCATTGTGAAAGATACATATATAGTCTGTTCTTTTCTAGTTAAATGGTTCCCTAAATATCCCTGACTATAGTTAGCACATTATGTTTGAGAGAGGTGCATATATGAAATTAACGACGGTAATAGTTATTTATAATATGGAAATTGAGAAAACAAAAACTATTGAGTCTTTAAAAAACAACAAATTATTTTTTGAGTGTGAAAATATGGACTCACAAGTAATTATTTATGATAATAGTAATTCCCCACAAGATTGTCCTCAAATCTTTAAAAATCAAGTCTATATTCATGATGAGCGAAATATTGGGATTGTGACAGCCTATAATAAAGCTTGGGAGATAGCTAGTAATAAAAAAAATGACTGGCTTCTTTTATTAGATCAAGATACTGAAATAACAGAAGATTATTTAAAAAGAACAATTGCAGCGCTAAGCAATAATCAACAAGAAGAGAACATAGTTGCTATAGTGCCAACTGTATATTCAAATGAAAAAGTTGTTTCGCCTGTATTTTTAGATTCATTAAGACCTTTAAAGAATACGATGCCTTCTAAAGGATTACAGGAAAAAAAGGTTATGGCTATTAACTCGGGTGCGGTAATTCGTGTTTCTTTTTTAAATGAAATTAATGGATTTAACAAAGAATTTCCTTTAGACTATTTGGATCATTGGTTGTTCCACACTATCTATGAAAAAAATCGCAAGATTTTTTTGTCAGATGCAAAGTTAAATCATGACTTATCTGTTATGAATTACAATACAATTTCACTTGGTAGATACAAAAGTATAGTAGATTCTGAAGTGAGGTACTATAACAAATATTTACCCGATAAAAAAATTCAATTTAAGAAGCATTTGTTTCTAAGAATGATGAAACAAGCTATTTCTGTTAAAAATAAACGAATTTTCCTATATACAGCAAAACAAATATTCAAATAATGAATTGAGATTGCGAAGACGCTATTTTACTCGTTATAAATTAAGAAAGTTTAGACATTCTTAAATACTTAGAAAATGACAACTATGTTATAATGATGGTAAATAGAACTAAGAGAATGTTTATTATTATAGTTAGTTTCTATGAATAATAGAAACTGATAGATAAAAAAATAACTTGAGAATAGTTAGAGGAAAGTGGTATTTATGAATAAGACTTTAGCGACTGTAAGCATTGTTACATACAATAGTAAGCATATATTTACAGTCTTAGATAACTTAAGAAAAGAATTTGAAAATGATGAGCGATTTCGTTTTGTCATATTCGATAATAATTCTTCATTGGATTATCAAAAAAAATTGAAATCCTATGAAGATTTAGTAATTTTATATTTTAACGACGAAAATAAAGGTTTTGGGTATGGGCATAATAGCAATTTTAAAAAATTCGCTGAAGATAGCGAATATTTCTTAGTTTTTAATCCAGATATTTTAGTTGAAAAAAATAGTTTACTAAAAATGATTCATTTAATGGACCAAGAAAAAGATATAGGATTATGTTTTCCTAAGGTTCTTAATGAAGATGGAACGAAACAATATTTAATCCGCAACAGACTAACGGTATTTGATTTTGCGCTAAGATTTATTCCCTTTAGTTTCGTAAAAAAAATGTTTCATAAAAGATTGGCCACTTATGAATGTCAAGACTTATCAGATAAGCATAATTCAGATGTGAAAATTGGTTCAGGCTGTTTTATGTTATTACGTAGTACAGTTTTTGAAGAAGCCAAAGGTTTTGATGAACGTTACTTTATGTACTTCGAAGATTCTGATTTATCTCTAACAATTGGAAAGTTAGGAGCTCGATTGGTTTACACTCCCTTTTCTACAGTAATTCATTTTTATGAAAAAGGTGCTCATAAAAATAAGCAATTATTCAAAATATTTATGCAATCTATGAGGAAGTTTTTCAATAAGTGGGGATGGAACATAATTTAATTTTAAAACCTATTAGGGAGTGAATAATATCATATGAATCGTTTTGAAAAAGGGTTATTGACAGTTTTTTTTCTTGAATTATTTATTGGCGGTGGAGGCAGACTATTAGAATTTGGGCCTCTATCTATTAGACAAGTGATTTTTTTGACCTTGATTGCAACATATGTTACAAGAATTTTTTACACAAAAAGTTTTTTTAATTCAAATGTTAATGTGTTTATATCCAAAAAGTATGCGACGTATAGTGTATATGCATTATTATTTTGGTTCGTCGTAAGTTCAATAATTGGTATTTTAAATCAACACAGTTTTTCAATTATAATGATGGATTTTTTACGGGTTTCTTTTTTAGGCTTATATTTCCCATTAGCCTATTATATTTCAGAAGAGCGGTTTAAATTAAGCTGGGTCATTAATCTTTTGAAAATAGCCACTTTAATTATAGCAATATTTACTATCGGAATTGACGTTACAGGTAGATTCATCTTAAAAGATAATTTTAATGAATTTTATATAGCTATTAACAACGCTTTCCCAAATGAGTTATTCTTTAGACCTAGTCGTGGAGTATTTTATAAAGGCCACTTCTTCTTATTATTTGGTTTAATTATATCAACTAATCAATGGTTGAATCGAAAGCAAACTAAGTTAGACATGGTTAATGTAGTATTGGCGATAGTTTCTATTATTTGGTCAGAAACGAGAGGCTTATTAATTGGATACATGGTAGCAATCTTTTTTATAGCTCTTTTAGATTATAAGGTTTTATTGACTCCAATAATTGGTTTTTTTAATCGGCTAAAAGCTATGGTTTCCAAACCAAATAGAAAAAAATTAATACTTTATTTTTGTATTTTAATATCCGTGCCACTGTTGTATCAAAATATGACATTATCGCGTTTCAATGATATGCCTTTAGCATCAAATCAAACCAACAGCACACATAAAAAAAATTCTAAAGTAAATGATGTAAGTATAAATGCTAGATTATATTTGTTGCAAGCATCTAAAGATATAGTGTTAGAGAAACCACAAAATATGATCATTGGTAATGGTTATGGAACTAAAATTGGTGACAGAATTGATGGTATTGAAATGAGTTTTATTGATATATTGGTAGAGCAAGGCTTGGTTGGTGTATTACTCTGGCTTAACTTGTGCTTATTACCATTTATTTACTATTTTAAAGTTTACAAAAAAGAAAAAAGACTATTGTATACTCAGATATCATTATTGGCATGTGTGGTGGCAATGGTTCTCTTGACAAATATTAACCCATTTTTAAATAGTCCTATTGGATTAGGTTTTCTATTATTTGTAATTGCCGATGCAATGAATTCTAAGGCTAGTTTTTCTTCGAAATTTGACAAGGTGGAGGGAATAAAATGATTTCTGTTTGTTTAGCAACCTTTAATGGACAGGAATTTATTGAAAGACAACTAGATTCCATTATTGAACAAGTAACAAGTGAAGATGAGATTATTATTGTTGATGATGGGTCAAATGATAGGACGATTGACTTAATCAAAGCCAAGTATTCTGAACAAGTATTTTTGCATATAAATACTAGTAATTTAGGTCCTATAAAAAGTTTTGAAAAAGCCATTTCTTTGGCTACAGGAGATTATATATTCTTATGTGACCAAGATGATATTTGGTTGCCGAATAAAGTCCAAGTGGTGATAGAGGCCTTTAAAGAACAAAAAGCTGATATAGTTGTTCATGATGCACAAGTTGTAGATGGAAATCTTAAAGAGTTATCACCTTCATGGAATATAAGAAATAAAAATAAGTTAGATCAAACACTACTAGGAAATATTAAAAAGAATGCTTTCACTGGATGCATGATGGCATTTAGCCAAGAAATGGTGCCTTTAATACTTCCTTTTCCAGATTCGATTGAAATGCATGATCAGTGGATTGCTTTAGTAGGAATGATTGAAAAGAAAAAGATTGTTAGCATAGACAATATTCTGATGAAGTATGTTAGGCACGGAAGTAATGTTACAGCGATAAAAAGTAGGAGTTTAAAAGAACAGTTAATTGGACGTACAGGAACCTTACGAGCTGTGTTACAATATAAATATCGATAATGATTTTAACTATGAAAGGAATGTGCAAAAATGAAAGGAATTATTTTAGCAGGAGGAAGTGGAACACGATTATATCCACTAACAAAAGCTGTATCCAAACAATTAATGCCGATTTATGATAAACCAATGATTTATTACCCAATGTCTACACTAATGTTAGCTGGTATCAAGGATATATTAATTATTTCAACACCGACAGACACTCCCAGATTTGAGCAATTACTAGGAAATGGTAATGAATTAGGTTTAAATATTGAATATAAAGTGCAAGAAAGTCCTGATGGTTTAGCTCAAGCCTTTATTTTAGGCGAAGATTTTATTGGTGATGATTCAGTATGTCTAATTTTAGGAGACAATATTTATTATGGTGGTGGCATGTCTAAAATGTTGCAACGTGCAGCTGCAAAAACTGACGGTGCCACAGTTTTTGGTTATCACGTAAATGATCCAGAACGTTTTGGTGTAGTTGAATTTGATGAAGAAATGCGCGCTATTTCGATTGAGGAAAAACCGACTGCCGCTAAAAGTAACTATGCAGTAACTGGTTTGTACTTCTATGACAACCAGGTTGTTGAAATAGCTAAGAATATTAAACCATCTGAACGTGGTGAATTAGAAATCACAGATGTTAATAAAGCTTATTTAGAAGCTGGTAAATTAGATGTAGAACTTATGGGTCGAGGTTTTGCATGGCTAGATACAGGTACACATGAGTCTTTATTAGAAGCAGCTACCTTTATTGAAACTATTCAAAAGCGCCAAAATCTAATGGTCGCATGCCTAGAAGAAATTTCATATAGAATGGGATATATTACTAAAAATCAACTTTTAGAATTAGCCCAACCTCTTAAAAAGAATGGTTATGGTCAATATTTACTACGTTTAGCAGAAACTAAAATCTAGAAAGCAGGCAATCAAATGAAAGTAATTGATACAAAATTGCAAGATGTAAAAATTATTGAGACTCCAGTACATGGGGATCATCGAGGTTTTTTCACAGAAAGTTATACAGAAGATAAATTTAATGAAGCAGGAATTCCTAATAAATTTATTCAAGATAATCATTCATTATCAGTAGAGCCAGGTGTTATTCGTGGAATGCACTATCAAACAAATCCCAAAGCTCAAACTAAGCTAGTTCGAGTGACTACAGGGGCTATATATGATGTATTAGTAGACATGCGTAAAGGCTCTCCAACATATGGACAATGGGAAGGCTATATTTTAAGCGAGTACAATCACCGTCAATTACTAGTTCCCAAGGGATTTGCACATGGTTTTTGTACAATTACTGGAAATGTAAATGTGCAGTATAAAGTAGACGAACTTTATTCACCAGAAAATGATCGAGGAATTGCTTTTGATGATCCAGATGTTGGTATTATTTGGCCAATGAATAACCCTATTATGTCCGAAAAAGATACAAAGCATCCTCAATTAAAAGATGCAGATAACAACTTTGTTTGGGAGGAAAAATAAATATGAATATTTTAGTCACTGGTGGAGCAGGTTTTATAGGAAGTAATTTTGTACATTATATGTTAGAAAATCACCCTGATTATAAAATTATTAACTTAGATTTATTGACATATGCTGGAAATATACACAATTTAGATGACGTTATGGAAAATCCGAATCATGTTTTTGTCCAAGGTAATATCAATAACCGTGAGTTAGTTCGCAATTTGGTTAAAACTTACGATATCAACCAATTTGTTAACTTTGCAGCAGAATCTCACGTAGATAGAAGTATATTGAATCCTGAGATTTTCGTGGAGACGAATATTCAAGGAACATTAGCATTATTAGATGTAGCAAAAGAATTAAATATCAATAAATATTTGCAAGTTTCAACTGATGAAGTATATGGATCATTAGGCGCAGAAGGCTATTTTACTGAAGAGACGCCTTTAGCACCCAACAGCCCATACTCTGCTAGTAAAACTGGAGCAGACTTATTAGTCCGCTCATATTTTGAAACATATGGTATGAATGTAAACATCACTCGTTGTTCAAACAACTATGGTCCTTATCATTTTCCAGAAAAATTAATTCCTCTGATGATAACTAATGGGATGGATAACAAAGATCTACCAATATATGGTGATGGCTTAAATATTCGCGATTGGTTACACGTGCAGGACCATTGTCAAGCAATTGACCTAGTTTTGCATAAAGGACGTAAAGGTGAGGTTTATAATATAGGTGGTCACAATGAACGAACGAACAATCAAATCGTTGAGATTATTATTGAAAAACTAGGTTTATCAAATGACTTAATCAAATACGTAGAAGACCGTTTAGGACATGATAAACGATACGCTATTGATCCAACTAAATTAGAAACTGAATTAGGTTGGAAACCAAAATATACATTTGATACAGGAATTGTTGAGACTATTGATTGGTATCAAGCTAATGAAGCTTGGTGGCGTCCTTTGAAAGAACGAGCTAATTTAAACTAAGTACTTTACTAAGAGAGAAAACTTCAGATTTAAGGTTTTCTCTCTTTTCGTGTAGATTACATTTTGGAGAGGAACGATAAGTAAAAATATGAAGATTATGGCTGTAGTTGTTACCTTTAATCCAGATAAACAAGCATATGAGAATATCAGAAAATTAAGTCAACAGATTGATTTTATTTTAGTGGTTGACAATTCCTTAAAATCATCACGATTTGTGTTGCAGCAAGAAGGAATTGAAGTGGTTTATAATTCAGAAAATCTCGGAATTGGAAAAGCTTTAAATCTCGGTTTAGACTACGCAATTCAACATGATTTTGATTGGTTATTTACATTTGATCAAGATAGTCAAATAACAGATAATTTTGTTAGAAATATGATTTCAACAAATGAACTATATGAAAAAAAAGAAAAGATACAACCAGTTCTAATTTGCCCCACGTATATACATCCCGACGATGCAATCGTATATGACAATGCTAAAGAGACAGATAATGAATTTTATGTAGAAGTCGAGACTGCCATGACTTCAGGTAACGCGTTGAATATTAGTCTACTTAAAGACAAAAATATTCGTTTTAAAGAAGCGTACTTTATTGATTTTGTAGATCATGAATTTTGTTTTCATTTACGAAAAGCTGGGTATAAAATTATTCAATCATTAGACGCACCACTAATTCATAGTTTAGGTGAAGTGAAAGAAAAGATAATTTTCGGGAAAACACTCACTTCTACAAATCATAATGCAGTGAGACGGTATTATATTACTAGAAATCGTCTAGATGTGTATAGAAACTATTTTTCTCAAGAAAAAAAATGGATAAAAATTGACTTTGTAAACTCAATTATGGAATTTGTGAAAATTATATTAATCGAAGATCAAAAATCTTTGAAAGTACTGAATATATTTAGAGGAACAAAGGATGCATTATTAAATAATTGGGGTCCATATCGTTATACTAAATAGTAAAGGAGTCATATTTAGAATGGAGAAAATAAAAAATAATAAAATTATACACAATTTTTTATCTTTAGCGAGTGTTCAAGTTCTTAATTATATTTTACCCCTAATTACGTTACCTTATCTACTTAGAGTAGTTGGTGTAAGTCATTTTGGTTTGATTAGCTTTGCGCAAGCGATCATGCAGTATTTTATTTTATTTACTGATTATGGATTTAATTTAATAGCAACTAGAGATATTTCTAAAGTGAGAGACGATAAAGAAAAAGTATCCTTAATATTTTGTACAGTCATGGCCGCAAAATTAATTTTATTGCTGCTATCGTTTGCTGTATTAATTATTTTAATACTTGCTGTACCAAAATTTAGAGAAGACACCTTATTATATCTCTTTACATTTGGAATGGTTGTAGGAAGTGTTTTATTTCCTACATGGTTTTTCCAAGGGATTGAAGAAATGAAAGTAATTTCTTTATTAAATATTTTTTCAAAATTAATTTTCACAATCGGGATTTTTATAGTTGTAAAAACACCAGAAGATTACTTAAACGTTGCAATTCTCAATTCTTTAGGGTTTATATTAATAGGGGTCATCTCAATTTTTATAGTATTTTTTAAATATAAAGTTAAATTGAAATTACCTGAAGTACATCAAATTGTCAGTCAAATGAAGGAAGGCTGGGATATTTTTCTGTCAAATATGTTCTCCAGTCTGTATACAACTAGTAATACAGTTATTTTAGGTTTCTTAGCTTCTAATACAGTCGTGGGATATTTTTCTGCAGCGGATAAAATTATTAAAGCTTGTTCAAGTGTTATTTCTCCAATCATCCAAGCTGTTTATCCACATATCAGTAATTTAATTGAAAAATCAAAAGAAGAAACATTGATTTTAATTCGAAAAATCGGTATATATATTACGTGCGTAATCGGCGCTGGCTGTTTAGTACTTCTATTTGGTGCCCCTTATTTACTTCCATTACTTGCCGGAAATAGTTATGATAATTCTATTTTGTTAATTCAAATCATGTCCTTTTTACCTTTAATTATTGGATGGGCAAATATTTTTGGAATATTAACATTAATTAATTTTGGGTATCAGAAAGAGCTTTCTAGGATATATATTTATTCTAGCTTATTTAGTATTATAACTACAATAGTATTGGTTCCAGCATTTAAAGAAGTCGGAACAGCGATTAATGTCACGTTAATTGAAATTATTGTGACTGTAGCAATGTACTACGTATTGAAAAAGAAAGGCATAGATATTTTTCGTGCCAAAATAAATTTAAAGGATGGGAAATAAAATGAAAAAAATATTAATTACTGGTGCAAATGGACAATTAGGTACGGAATTACAAAATCTATTAACAAAAAAAAATATCCCATATGTGGCAGCAGATATAAAAGTTTTAGATATCACAAATGCAAACTCAGTTACTACGTTTATTGAAGAAATGAAGCCTGATGTGATTTATCATTGTGCTGCATATACAGCAGTTGATAAAGCAGAGGATGAAGGGAAAGAGAAAAATCAATTAGTCAATGTAGTAGGAACAAAAAATGTTGCTCAAGCAGCTGAAAAAGTTGGAGCTACTGTTGTTTATATAAGTACAGATTATGTTTTTGATGGGACAAAAAAAGAGGAGTATAATGTTGACGATAAACCCAATCCTAAAAATGAATATGGGCGTGCAAAGTATGAGGGAGAATTAGAAATTCAAAAAAACTGTTCGAAATATTATATTATACGCACATCATGGGTATATGGACAATTCGGTGCTAATTTTGTATTTACTATGCAAAAATTAGCTCAAACGCACAGTAAATTGACTATTGTTAATGATCAATATGGTCGACCTACTTGGACTAAAGACTTAGCTGATTTTATGTTATTTTTAGTGAATGAAGAAGCTGAATATGGAATTTATCATTTTTCAAATGATGACAGTTGTACGTGGTATGAATTTGCACAAGAAATTTTAAAGGACGAAGATATATCGCTTACAGGAGTAACGTCATCCGAGTATCCTCAAAAAGCTAAAAGACCAAAATATTCTATTTTAAATTTAACTAAAACTAAAAGTTTAGGGTATGAAGTTCCTACTTGGCAAGATTCTTTACAGTTGTTATTAAAAGAATTAGAAAAATAGTCTAAGTAATCAAAACGATTTATGGTATAATAATGTGGTTGAAGGAACGAAGTAGTAATTGTAGATGTTTTTTTGACAGATTATTAAAAAACTTGAACTATTCAAGGGATGAAGGTATTGGAGAAAAATGAAAAAGGTATTGATATTAGCTAATGATGCTACTAACTTGTACAAACTAAGAAAAGAAATTATTGTCGGCTTAATTAACAAGGGATATGAAGTATACGTTGCCCTAGGGAATGATGACAGTGTTGAGAAGCTAGTTTCTTTAGGATGCAAATTTATTGAAATTGATGTAGACCGCCGAGGCTGAAATATCGTAAAAGATATAAAATTATTCCTTAGATACGTTAAGTTAGTGAAGGATATAAATCCTGATTTAGTCATGACATATGCCATAAAACCTAATATATATGGCGGCATGACTGCTAGACTGTTGAAGAAAAAATATATTATTAATATTACTGGAATTGGAACAGCCTTTCAAAAAGAAAATATGTTGAAAAAATTGTCACATTATTGTATAGAATAAGCGCGAAAAATGCGGTTGTTTTTTATCAAAACCAAGAAAATAAAAGCATATTTTTAAAGAATAATATTGTAGGGACTAAGGAAATACTTGTCCCAGGTTCGGGTGTCAATTTAGAACAGTTTACGTATTGCGAAGTAGCCGATACCAAACATGATAAGTTTTTATTTATTGCTAGGGTGATGGAAGAAAAGGGTGTTGATGAATTTTTATATACTTCAAAAATGCTTCATAAAAAATATCCCGAAGTAGAATTTCATATTATTGGTGATATTGAAGAAGATAGATATGAATCAATTCTAAAAGAATATATTGATGCTGGAATTATTCATTACCATGGTTATACTGAAAATGTTCATGATTTTATTAGAAACTCTACCTGTGTTGTATTACCCAGCTATCACGAGGGGATGTCTAATGCTTTGTTGGAATCAGCAGCAATTGGACGACCGTTAATTGCATCAAATATTAGTGGATGTATTGAAATCATTGAAGATGGCGTCAATGGGTATTTAGTAGAGCCAAAAGATAAAGAGTCTCTACTATTAGGTGTTGAAAAATTTATAGCTTTACCTAGAGAAACTAAGGAACTTATGGGCAAAGCAGGACGTAAAAAAATTGAAAAAGAATTCAATCGTAAAATAATAGTTGACGCATATACAAAATGTATTGATGGACTAACTGGAGGAACAAAAAATGATTAATTTTGATGATATTAAAACTGGAAATGCCTATATTTCATTAATTGGTTTAGGTTATGTGGGAATGCCAATAGCAGTAGCTTTTGCAAAAAAAGCAAAAGTGATAGGATTTGATTTAAATCAAGAGAAAATTGATATCTATAAAAGCGGTATTGATCCAACTAATGAAGTGGGTAATGAAGTAATTAAAAGAACTTCTGTTGAGTTCACTTCAAATGAAGAAGATTTAAAGAGAGCGAGCTTTCATATTGTTGCAGTACCTACGCCTATAAAAAAAGATAAGACACCAGATCTTACTCCAGTCATTTCTGCAAGTGAATTGTTAGGAAGAAACTTAGAAAAAGGTTCAATTGTTGTATATGAATCTACCGTTTATCCAGGTGTGACAGAAGATATATGTATCCCAATTTTAGAAAAGGTTTCTGGACTAAAAGCCGGAATTGATTTTAAAGTTGGTTACTCACCTGAAAGAATAAATCCAGGTGATAAAGTTCACAGATTGGAATCAATTATTAAAGTTGTTTCAGGTATGGACGAAGAATCTCTTTCAACAATTGCAAGTGTATATGAATTAGTTGTTGAGGTAGGCGTTTATAAAGCTGAAAGTATTAAAGTTGCTGAGGCAGCGAAAGTTATTGAAAACTCACAAAGAGATATAAACATCGCTTTTATGAATGAATTGTCTATGATTTTCAATCGTTTAGATATTGATACAAAGGCTGTACTAAAAGCTGCTGGAACGAAATGGAATTTTTTGAATTTTGAACCAGGGTTAGTTGGAGGACACTGCATTGGTGTTGATCCTTACTATCTAACGTACAAAGCTGAGGAAGTAGGATATCATTCGAAAATAATTTTATCTGGTAGAAGAATTAATGATGATATGGGAAAATATGTTGTTGAAAACGCAGTAAAAGAATTAATTAATGCGGATACGTTAGTAAAAACTTCACGTGTTGGTATTTTTGGTTTCACGTTCAAAGAAAATTGTCCAGATACTAGAAATACTAGAGTTATTGATATCTATACAGAATTGTCAGAATATGGCGTAACCCCCTTAGTTTATGATCCAGAAGCTGACCAAGAAGAGGTTGAAAAAGAATATAAAATAAAACTTGCCACTATTGAAGAAATGGAAAAATTAGATGCTATTATTATCGCAGTTAATCACACTAAATTTAGTGAGTATACAACTGATAAATGGTTGTCGTTCTTTAAAAAGGATAAAAAAATAATCTTAGATATTAAAGGTATGCTAGATAAAGAAGAATTTCTTGATAAAAATGTAAGTTATTGGAGGTTATAAAATGGGATATACAAATGTTGAGTTTCCAAAAAATTCATTATTTCTAATTACTGGTGGAGCGGGATTTATAGGCTCCAATT
This Carnobacterium maltaromaticum DSM 20342 DNA region includes the following protein-coding sequences:
- a CDS encoding nucleotide sugar dehydrogenase, coding for MINFDDIKTGNAYISLIGLGYVGMPIAVAFAKKAKVIGFDLNQEKIDIYKSGIDPTNEVGNEVIKRTSVEFTSNEEDLKRASFHIVAVPTPIKKDKTPDLTPVISASELLGRNLEKGSIVVYESTVYPGVTEDICIPILEKVSGLKAGIDFKVGYSPERINPGDKVHRLESIIKVVSGMDEESLSTIASVYELVVEVGVYKAESIKVAEAAKVIENSQRDINIAFMNELSMIFNRLDIDTKAVLKAAGTKWNFLNFEPGLVGGHCIGVDPYYLTYKAEEVGYHSKIILSGRRINDDMGKYVVENAVKELINADTLVKTSRVGIFGFTFKENCPDTRNTRVIDIYTELSEYGVTPLVYDPEADQEEVEKEYKIKLATIEEMEKLDAIIIAVNHTKFSEYTTDKWLSFFKKDKKIILDIKGMLDKEEFLDKNVSYWRL